The following proteins are encoded in a genomic region of Gossypium hirsutum isolate 1008001.06 chromosome D05, Gossypium_hirsutum_v2.1, whole genome shotgun sequence:
- the LOC107904074 gene encoding probable acetyltransferase NATA1-like, with translation MAAAAPPPPPSAAPEPSMAAPETTPIGHPVFTRIRLATPSDVPFIHKLIHQMAVFERLSHLCSATESSLSSNLFLSPPFHSFTIFLLELSSSPIPPLLSPSPSFTPIEKTFNFDIPVNDPEKDAFSIYYGDQQVIIGGFVLFFPNYSTFLGKPGFYVEDLFVRECYRRKGFGKMLLSAVAKQAVKMGYGRVEWVVLDWNVNAITFYEQMGAKVLPEWRICRLTGDALQAYQNANV, from the coding sequence ATGGCCGCTGCAGCTCCACCGCCACCACCATCCGCCGCCCCTGAACCTTCCATGGCAGCACCTGAAACAACCCCGATAGGCCACCCCGTCTTCACCAGGATCCGCCTAGCCACCCCTTCAGACGtccctttcatccacaaactaatCCACCAAATGGCCGTCTTTGAGCGGCTGTCCCACCTCTGTTCCGCCACCGAATCCTCCCTATCTTCCAACCTTTTCCTCtcccctcctttccattccttCACAATTTTTCTACTCGAACTTTCCTCTTCCCCCATTCCTCCCCTTctttccccttccccttcttTCACTCCCATAGAAAAGACATTCAACTTCGACATCCCCGTAAACGACCCCGAAAAAGATGCCTTCTCGATCTATTACGGGGACCAGCAAGTTATAATCGGTGGGTTCGTTTTGTTCTTCCCAAACTATTCGACATTTTTAGGGAAACCAGGGTTTTACGTTGAGGATTTGTTCGTCAGGGAATGCTACCGGAGGAAAGGGTTTGGGAAAATGTTGCTGTCGGCGGTGGCGAAGCAGGCGGTGAAAATGGGGTACGGGAGAGTTGAATGGGTGGTTTTGGATTGGAATGTAAATGCCATTACGTTTTATGAACAAATGGGTGCTAAAGTTTTGCCTGAATGGAGGATTTGCAGGCTTACGGGTGATGCTCTTCAAGCTTATCAAAATGCAAATGTTTAG